The genomic interval tgtgacattaggtgTTTGGAgcttatttattatgtttcacttgtgaacgtattatttaatgtcatattatgggatgatgaaaggatgatgaaaaaaagaatgataaatagatttttcctttttaaagaGGAATGGTATGTAACAGGAGCGGCGAAACCCCAAGGGAAAAGCTTTGTCGAAGGAAGGGGCTAGAAGGATGATGAAGAAACCTAGTACACGTGTGTGAAGTAAGTGTTTGAAATGAAGTGCAAATGGGGACCGGCGTGAACGAAAATGAAGTGTTAGACTGAAGAGGAGTTAAGTCAGTGGGCTGGATTATTAAGTCTCGTTGCATTACTTTGTAAGGGTGAGCCCAAATTCAAGTGTTAAATGTTGATTAGTAGAGTCTTGGGCCGTTTGGGCCATTATCAGTTTTATTTGATTCCTGTCGTTAGGCGATTAgtctaatttttatttcagtCCAACAGGAAGTCGATGGCTTTTTTTAAAGAGTGCGGCTATACATCAACTGCACTCTCCGCACACTccacatacaattttttttttaaattctgtaTTACGGCTCCCGCATATAGTAGgctacaataaatatttttctttttttaaatttctaaatccaatgaaaaatattagtaatcaaaatcctaattttttttttttttttccttctctgttATCTGTTCTCTATTCTctattctcttctttcttctatatACCGGAGGTGCTCCCCTCTCGAAGTGAACTATTTTTCTGTGTGAATCCCGAGAGGAGTGTTACAGCTATCCACAACCCATGGACCACCAGCACTCCCCCAAATCGCCCCAAACCCCATCCCCACCGACGGCTACCGCAGCCACCACCACCGATGCTACCTGCCGCAAATGCGGTAGTCCCACCACCTTCACACCACCGCTGCCATGGTCCGAAGTCAGCCCGCCTCCGACATACCGCCCCATCCGCTCTCCGGCCATTAATCTTCCCCCAAACAACCACTCCCAGCAGGCCATAATCCTCGCCCCTGTCCCAAAGTCCCAAAAGGTCCCTCTCGTCTCCCCTCCCTACCACTTCCTACTCCCCACCAAAAGACTCCTATCCCCCGAGGACATCCGCCGCTTCCTAGACTCAGACGCCGCCAAGAACTTTCTCGGCTTCATCGTCGCTCTCTCCGAGTCCATCCGCTCCCACAAAATCTCCGACCCATGCCACTTGTCCCCGACAATCAACTCCATCGTCTCTATCATCGAGACACTAATTCGCTGGATCGACGAAATCCCTCCGCTTCAGCAAGCCTCTCGCTATGGCAACCTCTCTTACCGTACGTGGCATGACCGTCTGGCCGAAACCAGCGAGTCCTTGATGCTCAGTTTTCTTCCCGACGATCTCCAATCCGCCACGGTCGAGATCATTCCATACTTCGCCGATAGTTTCGGGAACTCGAGTCGCATTGACTACGGTACCGGCCACGAAACCAACTTCGCCGCTTGGTTGTACTGCTTAGCTCGGTTGGGGCTCATCAAAGAGGAGGATTACCAAGCTGTTGTGGCTAGGGTTTTTGTGAAGTATCTCGAATTAATGAGAAAGTTGCAATTGGTTTATTGCTTGGAGCCTGCGGGTTCGCACGGGGTTTGGGGCCTCGACGACTATCATTTTCTGCCGTTTATCTTCGGATCGTCGCAGCTGATCGATCACAAGTATATGAAGCCCAAATCAATTCATAATCAGGATATACTGGATAATTTTTCGAATGAGTATCTGTACCTTGAGTGCATTGCGTTTGTTAAGAAGGTGAAGAAGGGTTTGTTCGCGGAGCACTCGCCCTTATTGGATGATATAACCGTAGTGCATACTTGGAACAAAGTCAACAGCGGGCTGCTGAAGATGTACAAGGTGGAGGTCTTGGAGAAGGTCCCTATCATGCAGCATTTTCTGTTTGGGTCGCTTATAAAATGGTATGTAGCCTTTCCCCCATTCTATGAACAATTAGGATAGTATTATGTGCCTAAGGAATTGTCCACTTTAGTCACTTTTTTTCCTTGGCTAAAACATTGGGATATTTATAAAAGTTGAGGTCAGTTATTAGGATACATATGCTGTCCTGTTTGCGGCGTCTTGTGCTAGACTTCTTTTGTTTTCGGATCTTTCATTGCTTTGTAGGCATAAATTGATAGGCATGTGAAtcccaatatatatatgagcGTCTGTGTGGGAGTCCTTTAGATGGTTGTGACCCACTGCATCTAAGTAAGGTATTGGAAGGAACGGAAGAAATCATTCCGAGAGAGCCGTGGCCTGAAGATTCCATAGAGTTTGGAACCTTTTCCAGCTTGAAAGATGGTTCTTATGCTCAGGGAATTGGTCTTTTCATGAGCTGTTTGATGTTGTGATTAGATCATTTAATTTTCTCTAGAGCATGCGTTTTGCAATATGCCCTAGATGAACATGGGTTATCCGGTCAGGTCTGATCTCAATTTTCATGACCTAGGAACGTGGTAGCAATAAATGATGAGTCATAGTTAGGAATGAATGATGAGTCATAGTTAGGATTGCCTTTAATCGCTTATATAGCCCAGATTGATGTAATACTCCCTATGTAGGACTGCATGCATCGCTCAGCCTATGACTCTAGCCTAAAAGGACCAGTCACAATTCAGGTTACCCTTTTTCAGGATATATTTCTGCAATGCCCTCACACTACAGAAACTGGGGTACTAGAAATTTCCTTACTCAAATTCTAACATCCTCGTCATGGAAAACTGTCTTATGTTACAGTGTCCTCAAGCTGTGTTGTGTTTATCGGTTGGCTCTAATGTTGTTTCTTTTGATCCGAGTGCGCTAACCATATTTGTGCAACCTATAAAGGGTAATCGCAATCAGGTTCCCTGTAATCGTTTTGTAGATCAACTCAACCTGGTACACATGTGAGACTCAGCACACACCTACATGATGCTCTCATAGTACACAATTCGGAGTACTGCAGAAAGTACCTTAACAGAATTGAAAAAACTTAgtataatcatttttcttctcttgcttAAGGCTGTCAATGGTGTGTTGGCTTTTCTCTCTGAAATTTTGTTGATAAAAAGGAAAGCTTTCATCCTTTGAACTATACCATTTAGAGAAGCATCTGGTTTTAATGTTTTTTGCCCAGAATTTCAGACCATGTTCATAGCTCTTTTAAGATTTTGTTGGTTACTACCGCAGTGATGACCACTGTATAAAGTATGTCACCCAAATTTGAAATCCAATGCACTTTAGAAGTAGTTCATGGAAGGCTCTTTGTGAGCACCTGGGAAACATAAAGCTTTATGTCCATCTCCTTCACATGAGTGGCTGTCAGCCTAAGGTGAAggttaaggcctcgtttgttttcacaacacttctcaactcatctcatctcatttaatcattacaatttttccaaattttcatataaaataaaataaacaatttgactttttcaaatccaaaaataaaaaataatattaaaaaatatatattctaacaatactttatttaactttcaactttcatttcaactcatctcatctcatctcatctcaaacgaggcctaaaccTTCACCTTAGGCCTAAACCATTCTTGTCAGATGCATGGCAACCTTTTCTTGGTTTCATTGTATGGATTTGCTCCCTTATAAAGTTTCTTCTGTGTTCATTATGCATGTTGATATTTTATGGTTGTTGTGCTAGGTTCCAATTCTAGAACATGTGTATATTCATGTTAATGTTTGGAAAGCCTGTTTACTTTTCTGAGTCACGTCTTTAAGAATTTGTTGAATATCCAATTTAGTGACATTCTGCAATGACTTCATTGCAATCCATTGGTCTTGATTTTGTTGCTATTAACACTTCTAGATCAATTGACTGAGAAGGTCTTCATAGTGGAGGTGTCTTGACTGTCCGTCCTCAGTGGTTAGGAATTGTGTGGTAAGATTGAAAAAGAGACACTATGAAGCTCATTCTTCCATGCGGATCATATTATTGCCATCAGTAGCTTTATGATAGAAGTTGCTATAATTTTGCTGACAAAACCACTCAAGATAATGCTGAAGACTgtcttgcaggaaactccttgccaagtgccgtgcacccccaggattagtaccaataaaaaaaaaaaagaaatgctgAAGACTGTCTTGCAATATGTGAGATAAGTTTGTGACAGTTTGAGAAGTTTCTATTATTAGGCATGGTACTAATTAAGTTCTTTAAGCTATATGGAATCACCTCACCGTTGGACGCTAGTTGGATGATTTTGCCAATTTACATTGAACAGCATATGGATGAATTCTCTGGGATTAATTTACCATTAGCCATAGGGCCACTGTAAGAGTAAATTTGATGGACCACCTGTTAAACTATTACTTTGAGCCTTTTTCTCTTTGTGGATGTTCGTGGGTGGTGTTATTCGGAGCAATTTTCAACTTTGGATTCCTTTCTACTCAAGAGTTGGTTTCTGATTGATAATTAaacctcttttttgtttttttcctagCAAGGCTAATGTGatagttgttatatatatacatgcttaTGATTAAGGGAAATGATTAATATTGAACTGATTtcgtcttttctttttcatctacT from Juglans microcarpa x Juglans regia isolate MS1-56 chromosome 4S, Jm3101_v1.0, whole genome shotgun sequence carries:
- the LOC121262973 gene encoding serine/threonine-protein phosphatase 2A activator-like isoform X3; translated protein: MDHQHSPKSPQTPSPPTATAATTTDATCRKCGSPTTFTPPLPWSEVSPPPTYRPIRSPAINLPPNNHSQQAIILAPVPKSQKVPLVSPPYHFLLPTKRLLSPEDIRRFLDSDAAKNFLGFIVALSESIRSHKISDPCHLSPTINSIVSIIETLIRWIDEIPPLQQASRYGNLSYRTWHDRLAETSESLMLSFLPDDLQSATVEIIPYFADSFGNSSRIDYGTGHETNFAAWLYCLARLGLIKEEDYQAVVARVFVKYLELMRKLQLVYCLEPAGSHGVWGLDDYHFLPFIFGSSQLIDHKYMKPKSIHNQDILDNFSNEYLYLECIAFVKKVKKGLFAEHSPLLDDITVVHTWNKVNSGLLKMYKVEVLEKVPIMQHFLFGSLIK
- the LOC121262973 gene encoding serine/threonine-protein phosphatase 2A activator-like isoform X2, encoding MDHQHSPKSPQTPSPPTATAATTTDATCRKCGSPTTFTPPLPWSEVSPPPTYRPIRSPAINLPPNNHSQQAIILAPVPKSQKVPLVSPPYHFLLPTKRLLSPEDIRRFLDSDAAKNFLGFIVALSESIRSHKISDPCHLSPTINSIVSIIETLIRWIDEIPPLQQASRYGNLSYRTWHDRLAETSESLMLSFLPDDLQSATVEIIPYFADSFGNSSRIDYGTGHETNFAAWLYCLARLGLIKEEDYQAVVARVFVKYLELMRKLQLVYCLEPAGSHGVWGLDDYHFLPFIFGSSQLIDHKYMKPKSIHNQDILDNFSNEYLYLECIAFVKKVKKGLFAEHSPLLDDITVVHTWNKVNSGLLKMYKVEVLEKVPIMQHFLFGSLIKWE
- the LOC121262973 gene encoding serine/threonine-protein phosphatase 2A activator-like isoform X1, producing MDHQHSPKSPQTPSPPTATAATTTDATCRKCGSPTTFTPPLPWSEVSPPPTYRPIRSPAINLPPNNHSQQAIILAPVPKSQKVPLVSPPYHFLLPTKRLLSPEDIRRFLDSDAAKNFLGFIVALSESIRSHKISDPCHLSPTINSIVSIIETLIRWIDEIPPLQQASRYGNLSYRTWHDRLAETSESLMLSFLPDDLQSATVEIIPYFADSFGNSSRIDYGTGHETNFAAWLYCLARLGLIKEEDYQAVVARVFVKYLELMRKLQLVYCLEPAGSHGVWGLDDYHFLPFIFGSSQLIDHKYMKPKSIHNQDILDNFSNEYLYLECIAFVKKVKKGLFAEHSPLLDDITVVHTWNKVNSGLLKMYKVEVLEKVPIMQHFLFGSLIKWKLLAKCRAPPGLVPIKKKKKC